One genomic segment of Helianthus annuus cultivar XRQ/B chromosome 14, HanXRQr2.0-SUNRISE, whole genome shotgun sequence includes these proteins:
- the LOC110908189 gene encoding pathogenesis-related thaumatin-like protein 3.5, producing MGLLKSICLLMIGNSSSLIRGVFSSATTFTIVNKCDQTVWPGVLSNPGVIPLQPTGFTLQKGESKVLHAPRSWAGRFWGRTHCYEDSGGKFTCGTGDCGSGKLECAGASASPPATLAKFTLGGTDFFVVSLVGGYNLPVLVVPIGGSGDNCTSTGCTVDLNDRCPSALKVVNSDREAVACKSACVAFGRQEDCCRGAYGTRGTCKPSSYSQVFKTACPRASSYAYDDQTSTFSCTGADYQITFCPTSTTSKKPKQEQQTPNKPHFNTGTVYEDANTTGHSSAPPRSSFIRALIGAVVGVGVLLFGAGCAYTIRTGNVNIMNGSCNCFRK from the exons ATGGGTTTGCTTAAATCGATATGTCTCCTGATGATCGGAAACTCGTCATCCTTGATTCGAG GTGTGTTTTCGTCGGCAACAACGTTTACGATAGTGAACAAGTGTGATCAGACGGTTTGGCCAGGGGTTTTATCCAACCCCGGAGTCATACCGCTTCAACCGACCGGTTTCACACTTCAAAAAGGCGAGTCGAAAGTACTCCACGCGCCGCGGTCATGGGCCGGTCGGTTTTGGGGACGAACGCATTGCTACGAGGATTCTGGCGGTAAGTTCACCTGCGGGACTGGAGACTGTGGATCCGGAAAGTTGGAATGCGCGGGCGCTAGCGCATCTCCTCCCGCTACATTAGCTAAATTTACCCTTGGCGGAACGGATTTCTTTGTTGTGAGTTTGGTTGGTGGATATAACCTCCCGGTGCTGGTGGTGCCCATCGGTGGGTCCGGAGATAACTGTACGTCCACTGGGTGTACGGTGGATTTGAACGACAGGTGTCCGTCGGCGTTAAAGGTTGTGAACTCGGACCGAGAAGCGGTGGCGTGTAAGAGCGCGTGTGTCGCGTTTGGGCGCCAAGAGGACTGCTGTCGCGGCGCGTATGGCACCCGCGGAACATGTAAACCGTCATCTTACTCGCAGGTGTTCAAGACCGCCTGTCCACGCGCTTCTAGTTATGCCTACGATGATCAAACCAGTACCTTCTCCTGCACGGGTGCCGACTACCAGATCACCTTCTGTCCCACTTCAACGACCAG CAAGAAACCAAAGCAGGAGCAACAAACGCCAAACAAACCGCATTTCAACACAGGTACAGTATATGAAGACGCAAACACGACGGGACATAGCAGCGCTCCTCCGCGGTCTTCCTTTATTCGTGCGCTCATTGGTGCGGTGGTTGGGGTCGGTGTTTTACTTTTCGGAGCCGGCTGCGCGTATACA